In a genomic window of Sardina pilchardus chromosome 20, fSarPil1.1, whole genome shotgun sequence:
- the si:ch211-266g18.10 gene encoding titin isoform X3, protein MAEEEPQGAEVESIPQPPAPQANGFLKNLSRPVQLVIIIALVLSWSAAGLYMFDFVDDNQIAAFQELSTNPAAVANMVSDAVFNAPENIRNSELLKSGGLLMEDIREGMKGVVVSAFDIFEGTIHTVTYYPDKILSGAAHAIKYVTSMTPKEAPLSLDSLQSGGAVMETMRDGMKTVVVFVFDIFEGTLNAVTYYPEKILGGAVDGIKYVGSVVSVPGLLAAPKVWVSYPMDAITYATEGITNLNKNVFGMFKGSEEVSFDPMKVVSDAVEEITDKRNTFLSYLSNVLMQDKDDAPPMTRRKGEFLPPMEKVLEQEKLSKQQRTREEVYKVIQELKASKAEKEAVMLKLETIQEDKKRGKKEPAPPPVKEKDEPKPAPTKVQAKPKSDKEKPKQEPLMEKAKSEPEKVKAKPESIKEKVKPEPIHDKVEPKKEKPRPESPKAKAKPEPTAEKAKPEPKKEKAKEEPIKEKAKPEPVKEKAEPKPKKETPTPEPEKEKAKKKPVKETAKPEPTKEEVKPEVIKKSIITPKEKAKKEAMKEKTEPKPTKEKAKVEPKAVKEKPEPAKGKDKPEPVKEKAKPKPITVKEKPAPEPVKEKVTPKPAPEKEKAQKEPTKEKAKLEVKPEPSKEKVKPEPVKEKAKPESVKEKEKPQTKAIKEKVTPEPVKKEKVQKEPAKEKTRPETVKEKSKPEADKEKAKPEPSKEKVKAEPLKEKAKPKPVKEKAKPAPPKEKAKPEPASVKEKAKPEPAAVKEKAKPEPVKEEIKAVPLKEKAKAEPIMEKVKPEPTKEKVKPEHPKEKAKEEIKEVSVKDKPKPEPTKIKTKPEPVKEKAKPELAKEKAKPAPVKEKVKPEPVKEKAKPEPAKEKGKPEPAKEKAKPEPVKEKAKPEPVKEKAKAESVKDKAKLEPVKDKAKAETTPIKEKAKPEPVKEKVKPEPVKEKAKPEPVKEKAKPQPVKAKPEPAKEKAKMEPVKEKVKPQHVKEKSKPEPVKEKAKPEDVKEKAKPDPVKEKAKSEPTPVKEKAKPRAVKEKAKPEPVREKAKPEPTPTKEKTKPAPVKDKAKPEPTHVKEKTKPEPVKEKAKPEAVKAKPKPVKEKAKPEPVKEKAKLEPKPVKEKAKLESTKEKTKPEAVKAKPEPVKEKAKPAKTVKEPEEPKEKAKAVPAVKAPDVRKEKAKPQKKEPKVPQKETKPAKKKPKVPEVKAKPLKKEAEVPKEKAKKPATVKETTEKPKPLPKIVLPVPRAKPAPATIESLKNITKIISGKKEPEPPKEKAKPATKEPEAPKEKAKPAKKAEPEVPKEKTKPVTKEPEVPKEKAKPVTKEPEPPKEKAKPAKKEPEPPKEKAKPAKTEPEPTKEKAKPAKKEPEVPKEKPKPAQKEPEVPKEKPKPAKKEPEVPKEKAKPVVKEPEVPKEKAKPLKEPQPPKEKAKPAPRESKPPKEKAKPAKKEPEVPKEKAKLVVKEPEVPKVKAKSALKEPEPPKEKVKPATKEPEVPKEKAKAAPGKKEAEAPKVRAKPAPPAKEPEMPKEKAKPKKDQEVPKAIVKPAPAVKAPVPPKEKAKPTKKEPGPPKEKAKPARKEPEVSKEKIKPAKKEPEAPKEKAKPEFTKKEFDSLKNITKATPPKRERKVIMEKAKPAKKEPVVLKEKPKHVPVIKVEIPKKAKPTKKEPEAPVEVVVPAPTKDEPAIMDGLGVEEEDDIPYFQCFFVDEEDTHYPFFPFSPPQL, encoded by the exons GTGCAGAAGTGGAGTCTATACCGCAACCCCCTGCCCCCCAGGCCAATGGATTCCTTAAGAACCTGAGCAGGCCGGTCCAGTTGGTCATCATCATTGCCCTGGTCCTGTCCTGGTCAGCCGCTGGCCTCTATATGTTTGACTTTGTTGATGACAACCAAATAGCCG CTTTTCAAGAATTAAGCACGAATCCCGCAGCGGTAGCCAACATGGTGTCTGATGCTGTTTTCAACGCTCCAG AGAATATACGAAACTCGGAACTCCTAAAGTCTGGCGGTCTACTGATGGAGGACATACGAGAGGGCATGAAGGGGGTTGTTGTCAGCGCTTTTGACATCTTTGAAG GAACAATACACACAGTGACCTACTATCCAGACAAGATATTAAGCGGAGCAGCGCATGCAATCAAATACGTGACAAGCATGACGCCTAAAG AGGCCCCTCTCAGCCTGGACTCTCTGCAGTCTGGTGGTGCAGTAATGGAGACCATGCGAGATGGAATGAAGACTGTCGTTGTCTTCGTATTTGACATCTTCGAAG GAACACTCAACGCGGTGACCTACTACCCTGAGAAGATTCTGGGCGGAGCAGTCGATGGGATCAAATATGTCGGGAGTGTGGTTTCTGTGCCAGGCCTCCTTGCTGCCCCTAAAG TGTGGGTATCATATCCAATGGATGCCATCACATATGCAACTGAAGGAATCACAAACTTGAACAAAAATGTCTTTGGCATGTTCAAGGGCAGTGAAG AAGTAAGCTTTGATCCCATGAAAGTTGTGAGTGATGCGGTCGAGGAGATCACCGATAAGAGGAACACCTTTTTGTCTTATCTGTCCAACGTACTGATGCAGGACAAAG ATGACGCACCACCAATGACAAGGAGGAAAG GGGAATTTCTGCCTCCAATGGAAAAAG TTCTTGAACAAGAAAAGCTATCCAAGCAACAGCGGACGAGAGAAGAAGTATACAAAGTTATTCAAG AGCTCAAAGCCTCCAAAGCAGAAAAAgaggcagttatgttaaaaCTTGAAACCATACAAGAGGACAAGAAGAGAGGCAAAAAAG AGCCTGCACCTCCACCTGTGAAGGAAAAAGATGAACCAAAACCTGCACCCACAAAGGTGCAAGCTAAACCAAAATCTGATAAAGAGAAACCTAAACAAGAGCCCCTTATGGAAAAGGCCAAGTCAGAGCCTGAAAAGGTTAAAGCCAAGCCGGAATCCATAAAGGAGAAAGTCAAACCAGAACCTATTCACGATAAGGTTGAACCCAAGAAAGAGAAACCTAGGCCAGAATCTCCAAAGGCCAAGGCTAAACCTGAGCCAACAGCAGAGAAGGCAAAGCCAGAACCGAAAAAGGAGAAAGCTAAGGAAGAACCTATCAAAGAGAAAGCTAAGCCTGAACCTGTAAAGGAGAAAGCTGAGCCTAAGCCCAAAAAGGAAACACCTACGCCTGAACCTGAAAAGGAAAAGGCTAAGAAAAAACCTGTAAAAGAAACGGCAAAACCAGAACCCACAAAGGAGGAGGTTAAGCCAGAAGTAATAAAGAAGAGCATTATAACACCAAAAGAAAAGGCTAAGAAAGAAGCCATGAAGGAGAAAACTGAGCCTAAACCAACAAAGGAGAAGGCTAAAGTAGAACCCAAAGCAGTTAAAGAGAAGCCTGAACCAGCTAAAGGAAAGGATAAGCCAGAACCTGTGAAGGAGAAGGCTAAGCCCAAACCTATCACTGTGAAGGAGAAGCCTGCACCAGAACCTGTGAAGGAGAAGGTTACACCAAAGCCTGCACCTGAGAAAGAGAAGGCCCAGAAAGAACCTACAAAGGAAAAGGCTAAGCTTGAAGTGAAGCCAGAACCCTCTAAGGAGAAGGTTAAGCCAGAACCTGTAAAGGAGAAAGCTAAACCTGAATCTgtaaaggagaaagaaaagccACAGACTAAAGCTATAAAGGAGAAAGTAACACCAGAGCccgtaaagaaagaaaaagttcAAAAAGAACCCGCTAAAGAAAAGACTAGGCCAGAGACTGTAAAGGAGAAATCTAAGCCTGAAGCTGACAAGGAGAAGGCCAAGCCTGAACCCTCAAAGGAAAAAGTGAAGGCAGAACCTTTGAAGGAGAAGGCTAAGCCCAAGCCCGTCAAGGAAAAAGCTAAACCAGCACCTCCTAAAGAAAAAGCTAAGCCAGAACCTGCATCTGTAAAGGAGAAGGCTAAACCTGAACCTGCCGCTGTAAAGGAAAAGGCTAAGCCAGAACCTGTGAAGGAGGAAATTAAGGCTGTACCTTTGAAAGAGAAGGCTAAGGCAGAGCCCATTATGGAAAAGGTTAAGCCAGAACCAACTAAAGAGAAAGTTAAGCCTGAACATCCTAAGGAAAAAGCTAAGGAGGAGATTAAGGAAGTATCCGTGAAAGATAAACCTAAGCCTGAACCAACAAAAATAAAGACTAAGCCAGAACCAGTGAAGGAGAAGGCTAAGCCCGAACTAGCAAAGGAAAAGGCTAAACCAGCTCCTGTGAAGGAGAAAGTTAAGCCAGAACCAGTGAAGGAGAAGGCTAAGCCTGAACCAGCAAAGGAGAAGGGTAAACCAGAACCAGCAAAGGAAAAGGCTAAACCAGAACCTGTGAAGGAGAAGGCTAAGCCAGAACCTGTGAAGGAGAAGGCTAAAGCAGAATCTGTGAAGGACAAGGCAAAACTTGAACCTGTGAAGGACAAGGCTAAAGCAGAAACCACACCCATAAAGGAGAAGGCAAAGCCAGAACCTGTGAAGGAAAAGGTTAAACCGGAACCTGTGAAGGAGAAAGCTAAGCCAGAACCGGTGAAGGAGAAGGCTAAACCACAACCTGTGAAGGCTAAACCTGAACCAGCAAAGGAAAAGGCTAAGATGGAACCTGTGAAGGAGAAAGTTAAGCCACAACATGTGAAGGAAAAGTCTAAACCAGAACCTGTGAAGGAAAAGGCTAAACCAGAAGATGTGAAGGAAAAGGCTAAACCAGATCCTGTGAAGGAAAAGGCTAAATCAGAACCCACACCTGTAAAGGAGAAGGCTAAGCCCAGAGCTGTGAAGGAAAAGGCTAAGCCAGAACCTGTGAGGGAGAAGGCTAAACCAGAACCCACACCCACAAAGGAGAAGACTAAACCTGCACCTGTAAAGGATAAGGCTAAACCAGAACCCACACATGTAAAGGAGAAGACTAAACCTGAACCTGTGAAGGAGAAAGCTAAACCAGAAGCTGTAAAAGCTAAGCCCAAACCTGTAAAGGAGAAAGCTAAGCCAGAACCTGTGAAGGAGAAGGCTAAACTAGAACCCAAACCTGTAAAAGAGAAGGCTAAGCTTGAATCTACGAAGGAGAAGACTAAACCAGAAGCTGTAAAAGCTAAGCCCGAACCTGTGAAGGAGAAAGCTAAGCCAGCCAAAACAGTTAAAG AGCCTGAGGAACCAAAAGAAAAGGCCAAAGCAGTTCCTGCTGTAAAAG CACCTGATGTTCGAAAAGAAAAAGCCAAACCTCAAAAGAAAG AGCCCAAGGTCCCACAGAAGGAAACCAAACCAGCAAAGAAAA AACCCAAGGTTCCAGAGGTCAAGGCCAAACCACTCAAGAAAG AAGCTGAGGTTCCTAAAGAGAAGGCTAAGAAACCAGCGACTGTGAAAG AAACAACGGAAAAACCAAAACCGCTGCCAAAGATAG TTCTTCCAGTACCTAGAGCAAAACCAGCACCAGCAACAATAG AGTCTCTGAAGAACATCACCAAAATAATTTCAGGAAAGAAAG AACCCGAACCTCCAAAGGAGAAGGCCAAACCTGCTACAAAAG AGCCTGAAGCTCCGAAAGAGAAGGCCAAACCAGCTAAGAAAG CAGAGCCTGAGGTTCCAAAGGAGAAAACCAAACCAGTCACTAAAG AACCTGAGGTTCCAAAGGAGAAAGCCAAACCAGTCACTAAAG AGCCTGAACCTCCAAAGGAGAAGGCCAAACCAGCTAAGAAAG AGCCTGAACCTCCAAAGGAGAAGGCCAAACCAGCCAAGACAG AACCTGAACCTACAAAGGAGAAGGCCAAACCAGCCAAGAAAG AACCTGAGGTTCCAAAGGAGAAACCCAAACCAGCCCAGAAAG AACCTGAGGTTCCAAAGGAGAAACCCAAACCAGCCAAGAAAG AACCTGAGGTTCCAAAGGAGAAAGCCAAACCAGTCGTAAAAG AACCTGAGGTTCCAAAGGAGAAAGCTAAGCCCTTAAAAG AGCCACAACCTCCCAAGGAGAAGGCCAAGCCAGCTCCGAGAG AGTCTAAACCTCCAAAGGAGAAGGCCAAACCAGCCAAGAAAG AGCCTGAGGTTCCAAAGGAGAAAGCCAAACTAGTCGTAAAAg AACCTGAGGTTCCAAAGGTGAAAGCCAAGTCAGCTTTGAAAG AGCCTGAACCTCCAAAGGAGAAGGTCAAACCAGCCACGAAAG AACCCGAGGTTCCAAAGGAGAAAGCCAAGGCTGCACCAGGAAAGAAAG AAGCTGAGGCTCCAAAAGTGAGAGCTAAGCCAGCTCCACCAGCGAAAG AACCTGAGATGCCAAAGGAGAAGGCTAAGCCTAAGAAAG ACCAAGAAGTTCCAAAGGCAATAGTCAAGCCTGCCCCAGCAGTAAAAG CGCCTGTACCTCCAAAAGAAAAGGCCAAACCAACCAAGAAAG AACCAGGACCACCCAAGGAGAAGGCCAAGCCAGCTAGGAAAG aACCTGAGGTTTCAAAGGAGAAAATCAAACCTGCAAAGAAGG AACCTGAGGCTCCAAAGGAAAAAGCCAAACCTGAATTCACAAAGAAAG AATTTGATTCTCTGAAAAATATTACAAAAGCAACACCACCAAAGCGAG AACGCAAAGTTATAATGGAGAAAGCTAAACCAGCCAAGAAAG AACCAGTGGTGCTGAAAGAAAAACCAAAACATGTTCCAGTGATTAAAG TAGAGATTCCAAAGAAGGCTAAACCCACAAAGAAAG AGCCCGAGGCACCAGTAGAAGTTGTTGTACCAGCACCTACAAAGGATG AACCAGCCATAATGGACGGCcttggagtggaggaggagg ACGACATCCCCTACTTCCAGTGCTTCTTTGTGgatgaggaggacacacactaCCCATTCTTCCCATTCTCGCCACCACAATTATGA
- the si:ch211-266g18.10 gene encoding titin isoform X4 produces the protein MAEEEPQGAEVESIPQPPAPQANGFLKNLSRPVQLVIIIALVLSWSAAGLYMFDFVDDNQIAAFQELSTNPAAVANMVSDAVFNAPENIRNSELLKSGGLLMEDIREGMKGVVVSAFDIFEGTIHTVTYYPDKILSGAAHAIKYVTSMTPKEAPLSLDSLQSGGAVMETMRDGMKTVVVFVFDIFEGTLNAVTYYPEKILGGAVDGIKYVGSVVSVPGLLAAPKVWVSYPMDAITYATEGITNLNKNVFGMFKGSEEVSFDPMKVVSDAVEEITDKRNTFLSYLSNVLMQDKDDAPPMTRRKGEFLPPMEKVLEQEKLSKQQRTREEVYKVIQELKASKAEKEAVMLKLETIQEDKKRGKKEPAPPPVKEKDEPKPAPTKVQAKPKSDKEKPKQEPLMEKAKSEPEKVKAKPESIKEKVKPEPIHDKVEPKKEKPRPESPKAKAKPEPTAEKAKPEPKKEKAKEEPIKEKAKPEPVKEKAEPKPKKETPTPEPEKEKAKKKPVKETAKPEPTKEEVKPEVIKKSIITPKEKAKKEAMKEKTEPKPTKEKAKVEPKAVKEKPEPAKGKDKPEPVKEKAKPKPITVKEKPAPEPVKEKVTPKPAPEKEKAQKEPTKEKAKLEVKPEPSKEKVKPEPVKEKAKPESVKEKEKPQTKAIKEKVTPEPVKKEKVQKEPAKEKTRPETVKEKSKPEADKEKAKPEPSKEKVKAEPLKEKAKPKPVKEKAKPAPPKEKAKPEPASVKEKAKPEPAAVKEKAKPEPVKEEIKAVPLKEKAKAEPIMEKVKPEPTKEKVKPEHPKEKAKEEIKEVSVKDKPKPEPTKIKTKPEPVKEKAKPELAKEKAKPAPVKEKVKPEPVKEKAKPEPAKEKGKPEPAKEKAKPEPVKEKAKPEPVKEKAKAESVKDKAKLEPVKDKAKAETTPIKEKAKPEPVKEKVKPEPVKEKAKPEPVKEKAKPQPVKAKPEPAKEKAKMEPVKEKVKPQHVKEKSKPEPVKEKAKPEDVKEKAKPDPVKEKAKSEPTPVKEKAKPRAVKEKAKPEPVREKAKPEPTPTKEKTKPAPVKDKAKPEPTHVKEKTKPEPVKEKAKPEAVKAKPKPVKEKAKPEPVKEKAKLEPKPVKEKAKLESTKEKTKPEAVKAKPEPVKEKAKPAKTVKEPEEPKEKAKAVPAVKAPDVRKEKAKPQKKEPKVPQKETKPAKKKPKVPEVKAKPLKKEAEVPKEKAKKPATVKETTEKPKPLPKIVLPVPRAKPAPATIESLKNITKIISGKKEPEPPKEKAKPATKEPEAPKEKAKPAKKAEPEVPKEKTKPVTKEPEVPKEKAKPVTKEPEPPKEKAKPAKKEPEPPKEKAKPAKTEPEPTKEKAKPAKKEPEVPKEKPKPAQKEPEVPKEKPKPAKKEPEVPKEKAKPVVKEPEVPKEKAKPLKEPQPPKEKAKPAPRESKPPKEKAKPAKKEPEVPKEKAKLVVKEPEVPKVKAKSALKEPEPPKEKVKPATKEPEVPKEKAKAAPGKKEAEAPKVRAKPAPPAKEPEMPKEKAKPKKDQEVPKAIVKPAPAVKAPVPPKEKAKPTKKEPGPPKEKAKPARKEPEVSKEKIKPAKKEPEAPKEKAKPEFTKKEFDSLKNITKATPPKREPVVLKEKPKHVPVIKEVEIPKKAKPTKKEPEAPVEVVVPAPTKDEPAIMDGLGVEEEDDIPYFQCFFVDEEDTHYPFFPFSPPQL, from the exons GTGCAGAAGTGGAGTCTATACCGCAACCCCCTGCCCCCCAGGCCAATGGATTCCTTAAGAACCTGAGCAGGCCGGTCCAGTTGGTCATCATCATTGCCCTGGTCCTGTCCTGGTCAGCCGCTGGCCTCTATATGTTTGACTTTGTTGATGACAACCAAATAGCCG CTTTTCAAGAATTAAGCACGAATCCCGCAGCGGTAGCCAACATGGTGTCTGATGCTGTTTTCAACGCTCCAG AGAATATACGAAACTCGGAACTCCTAAAGTCTGGCGGTCTACTGATGGAGGACATACGAGAGGGCATGAAGGGGGTTGTTGTCAGCGCTTTTGACATCTTTGAAG GAACAATACACACAGTGACCTACTATCCAGACAAGATATTAAGCGGAGCAGCGCATGCAATCAAATACGTGACAAGCATGACGCCTAAAG AGGCCCCTCTCAGCCTGGACTCTCTGCAGTCTGGTGGTGCAGTAATGGAGACCATGCGAGATGGAATGAAGACTGTCGTTGTCTTCGTATTTGACATCTTCGAAG GAACACTCAACGCGGTGACCTACTACCCTGAGAAGATTCTGGGCGGAGCAGTCGATGGGATCAAATATGTCGGGAGTGTGGTTTCTGTGCCAGGCCTCCTTGCTGCCCCTAAAG TGTGGGTATCATATCCAATGGATGCCATCACATATGCAACTGAAGGAATCACAAACTTGAACAAAAATGTCTTTGGCATGTTCAAGGGCAGTGAAG AAGTAAGCTTTGATCCCATGAAAGTTGTGAGTGATGCGGTCGAGGAGATCACCGATAAGAGGAACACCTTTTTGTCTTATCTGTCCAACGTACTGATGCAGGACAAAG ATGACGCACCACCAATGACAAGGAGGAAAG GGGAATTTCTGCCTCCAATGGAAAAAG TTCTTGAACAAGAAAAGCTATCCAAGCAACAGCGGACGAGAGAAGAAGTATACAAAGTTATTCAAG AGCTCAAAGCCTCCAAAGCAGAAAAAgaggcagttatgttaaaaCTTGAAACCATACAAGAGGACAAGAAGAGAGGCAAAAAAG AGCCTGCACCTCCACCTGTGAAGGAAAAAGATGAACCAAAACCTGCACCCACAAAGGTGCAAGCTAAACCAAAATCTGATAAAGAGAAACCTAAACAAGAGCCCCTTATGGAAAAGGCCAAGTCAGAGCCTGAAAAGGTTAAAGCCAAGCCGGAATCCATAAAGGAGAAAGTCAAACCAGAACCTATTCACGATAAGGTTGAACCCAAGAAAGAGAAACCTAGGCCAGAATCTCCAAAGGCCAAGGCTAAACCTGAGCCAACAGCAGAGAAGGCAAAGCCAGAACCGAAAAAGGAGAAAGCTAAGGAAGAACCTATCAAAGAGAAAGCTAAGCCTGAACCTGTAAAGGAGAAAGCTGAGCCTAAGCCCAAAAAGGAAACACCTACGCCTGAACCTGAAAAGGAAAAGGCTAAGAAAAAACCTGTAAAAGAAACGGCAAAACCAGAACCCACAAAGGAGGAGGTTAAGCCAGAAGTAATAAAGAAGAGCATTATAACACCAAAAGAAAAGGCTAAGAAAGAAGCCATGAAGGAGAAAACTGAGCCTAAACCAACAAAGGAGAAGGCTAAAGTAGAACCCAAAGCAGTTAAAGAGAAGCCTGAACCAGCTAAAGGAAAGGATAAGCCAGAACCTGTGAAGGAGAAGGCTAAGCCCAAACCTATCACTGTGAAGGAGAAGCCTGCACCAGAACCTGTGAAGGAGAAGGTTACACCAAAGCCTGCACCTGAGAAAGAGAAGGCCCAGAAAGAACCTACAAAGGAAAAGGCTAAGCTTGAAGTGAAGCCAGAACCCTCTAAGGAGAAGGTTAAGCCAGAACCTGTAAAGGAGAAAGCTAAACCTGAATCTgtaaaggagaaagaaaagccACAGACTAAAGCTATAAAGGAGAAAGTAACACCAGAGCccgtaaagaaagaaaaagttcAAAAAGAACCCGCTAAAGAAAAGACTAGGCCAGAGACTGTAAAGGAGAAATCTAAGCCTGAAGCTGACAAGGAGAAGGCCAAGCCTGAACCCTCAAAGGAAAAAGTGAAGGCAGAACCTTTGAAGGAGAAGGCTAAGCCCAAGCCCGTCAAGGAAAAAGCTAAACCAGCACCTCCTAAAGAAAAAGCTAAGCCAGAACCTGCATCTGTAAAGGAGAAGGCTAAACCTGAACCTGCCGCTGTAAAGGAAAAGGCTAAGCCAGAACCTGTGAAGGAGGAAATTAAGGCTGTACCTTTGAAAGAGAAGGCTAAGGCAGAGCCCATTATGGAAAAGGTTAAGCCAGAACCAACTAAAGAGAAAGTTAAGCCTGAACATCCTAAGGAAAAAGCTAAGGAGGAGATTAAGGAAGTATCCGTGAAAGATAAACCTAAGCCTGAACCAACAAAAATAAAGACTAAGCCAGAACCAGTGAAGGAGAAGGCTAAGCCCGAACTAGCAAAGGAAAAGGCTAAACCAGCTCCTGTGAAGGAGAAAGTTAAGCCAGAACCAGTGAAGGAGAAGGCTAAGCCTGAACCAGCAAAGGAGAAGGGTAAACCAGAACCAGCAAAGGAAAAGGCTAAACCAGAACCTGTGAAGGAGAAGGCTAAGCCAGAACCTGTGAAGGAGAAGGCTAAAGCAGAATCTGTGAAGGACAAGGCAAAACTTGAACCTGTGAAGGACAAGGCTAAAGCAGAAACCACACCCATAAAGGAGAAGGCAAAGCCAGAACCTGTGAAGGAAAAGGTTAAACCGGAACCTGTGAAGGAGAAAGCTAAGCCAGAACCGGTGAAGGAGAAGGCTAAACCACAACCTGTGAAGGCTAAACCTGAACCAGCAAAGGAAAAGGCTAAGATGGAACCTGTGAAGGAGAAAGTTAAGCCACAACATGTGAAGGAAAAGTCTAAACCAGAACCTGTGAAGGAAAAGGCTAAACCAGAAGATGTGAAGGAAAAGGCTAAACCAGATCCTGTGAAGGAAAAGGCTAAATCAGAACCCACACCTGTAAAGGAGAAGGCTAAGCCCAGAGCTGTGAAGGAAAAGGCTAAGCCAGAACCTGTGAGGGAGAAGGCTAAACCAGAACCCACACCCACAAAGGAGAAGACTAAACCTGCACCTGTAAAGGATAAGGCTAAACCAGAACCCACACATGTAAAGGAGAAGACTAAACCTGAACCTGTGAAGGAGAAAGCTAAACCAGAAGCTGTAAAAGCTAAGCCCAAACCTGTAAAGGAGAAAGCTAAGCCAGAACCTGTGAAGGAGAAGGCTAAACTAGAACCCAAACCTGTAAAAGAGAAGGCTAAGCTTGAATCTACGAAGGAGAAGACTAAACCAGAAGCTGTAAAAGCTAAGCCCGAACCTGTGAAGGAGAAAGCTAAGCCAGCCAAAACAGTTAAAG AGCCTGAGGAACCAAAAGAAAAGGCCAAAGCAGTTCCTGCTGTAAAAG CACCTGATGTTCGAAAAGAAAAAGCCAAACCTCAAAAGAAAG AGCCCAAGGTCCCACAGAAGGAAACCAAACCAGCAAAGAAAA AACCCAAGGTTCCAGAGGTCAAGGCCAAACCACTCAAGAAAG AAGCTGAGGTTCCTAAAGAGAAGGCTAAGAAACCAGCGACTGTGAAAG AAACAACGGAAAAACCAAAACCGCTGCCAAAGATAG TTCTTCCAGTACCTAGAGCAAAACCAGCACCAGCAACAATAG AGTCTCTGAAGAACATCACCAAAATAATTTCAGGAAAGAAAG AACCCGAACCTCCAAAGGAGAAGGCCAAACCTGCTACAAAAG AGCCTGAAGCTCCGAAAGAGAAGGCCAAACCAGCTAAGAAAG CAGAGCCTGAGGTTCCAAAGGAGAAAACCAAACCAGTCACTAAAG AACCTGAGGTTCCAAAGGAGAAAGCCAAACCAGTCACTAAAG AGCCTGAACCTCCAAAGGAGAAGGCCAAACCAGCTAAGAAAG AGCCTGAACCTCCAAAGGAGAAGGCCAAACCAGCCAAGACAG AACCTGAACCTACAAAGGAGAAGGCCAAACCAGCCAAGAAAG AACCTGAGGTTCCAAAGGAGAAACCCAAACCAGCCCAGAAAG AACCTGAGGTTCCAAAGGAGAAACCCAAACCAGCCAAGAAAG AACCTGAGGTTCCAAAGGAGAAAGCCAAACCAGTCGTAAAAG AACCTGAGGTTCCAAAGGAGAAAGCTAAGCCCTTAAAAG AGCCACAACCTCCCAAGGAGAAGGCCAAGCCAGCTCCGAGAG AGTCTAAACCTCCAAAGGAGAAGGCCAAACCAGCCAAGAAAG AGCCTGAGGTTCCAAAGGAGAAAGCCAAACTAGTCGTAAAAg AACCTGAGGTTCCAAAGGTGAAAGCCAAGTCAGCTTTGAAAG AGCCTGAACCTCCAAAGGAGAAGGTCAAACCAGCCACGAAAG AACCCGAGGTTCCAAAGGAGAAAGCCAAGGCTGCACCAGGAAAGAAAG AAGCTGAGGCTCCAAAAGTGAGAGCTAAGCCAGCTCCACCAGCGAAAG AACCTGAGATGCCAAAGGAGAAGGCTAAGCCTAAGAAAG ACCAAGAAGTTCCAAAGGCAATAGTCAAGCCTGCCCCAGCAGTAAAAG CGCCTGTACCTCCAAAAGAAAAGGCCAAACCAACCAAGAAAG AACCAGGACCACCCAAGGAGAAGGCCAAGCCAGCTAGGAAAG aACCTGAGGTTTCAAAGGAGAAAATCAAACCTGCAAAGAAGG AACCTGAGGCTCCAAAGGAAAAAGCCAAACCTGAATTCACAAAGAAAG AATTTGATTCTCTGAAAAATATTACAAAAGCAACACCACCAAAGCGAG AACCAGTGGTGCTGAAAGAAAAACCAAAACATGTTCCAGTGATTAAAG AAGTAGAGATTCCAAAGAAGGCTAAACCCACAAAGAAAG AGCCCGAGGCACCAGTAGAAGTTGTTGTACCAGCACCTACAAAGGATG AACCAGCCATAATGGACGGCcttggagtggaggaggagg ACGACATCCCCTACTTCCAGTGCTTCTTTGTGgatgaggaggacacacactaCCCATTCTTCCCATTCTCGCCACCACAATTATGA